The Nitrospira sp. genome segment CATCTCGTCGACAGCTTTCCTGTACTGGACCTAGGCTTCAAGCCGGAGATTCCATTAGGCGACTGGAGGCTCAGCATCGGCGGATTTGTCGCTGACCCGCTTGTCTTGATATGGGAGCAATTCCTGACACAACCTCAATTTAAAAGCCGGTCGGACTTCCATTGCGTTACTTCATGGAGCCGTTATGACAACGACTGGGAAGGCGTGAGCTTCAAACACATCATTTCCGTCGTGAAACCGCTGTCGCTTGCGCGATTTGTCCTCTTCAAGTCCTACGACGACTACACGACGAACCTCCCGCTTGAGGCCTGTGACGATGACGATGTGCTGCTGGCCCATAGCTGGAACGGCAAACCCCTGTCCCGGGACCATGGGGGGCCGGTACGCGTGATCGTTCCGAAACGCTATGCCTGGAAGGGTGCGAAGTGGGTCAAGGACATTACGTTTTCGGATAAGGATGAGAAAGGGTTTTGGGAAGTCCGCGGGTATTCCAACCGCGCGCTCCCGTGGAAGAACGATCGTTACGGATAGTGGTTATTTCTTGATCCACCCACCCGGACGTTCAATAAAATTTCCCGGCTTAGCATTCTGAATGAATTTATCTCCGGCGAGCGTTTCTACCGTTTGGACGCTGATGAGGTTTCGCTTTGCGATATCTTCATAGGCCTGCCGCCGCTTCTGATTGACGCCCACTAGCACCGCTTGAGCTTCAGCATTGGATGGGTCAACCGCCCCCAGATAGCCGTTACTCTTCTCCCCGACCACCCCCTTTCCTTTCGCTTCATCCAACAGTCCGCTCTCGTTCGACAGGATCTGATCCAAGTCTTTGTCGACTTTCAGTCGAATCTCATGATCAATCTTCACATTGAGATTGATCGTGATCGGTTTCTCCGGCGCGGCAACCTCCCCTCGTGGAGTACAAGCAGCTAAGGTCAGGAGAAACATGAGCCACACCGACACGCCGACGCCTATCCGTATGGTTCCGCTCTGCATGGCTCGATTCATAATGACCCTTGTCGTTTGTACTTTCTTTCGGCGGTCCCGTGGATATCCTCGACCATGCGAAGGCTTTTGAGGAGCGTGGGGATGTGCTCCTGCACAGTCAGGTTGAAGTGAATCGGGGGAGTATTCCTGAGATCCGGATTCCTGCCTTCCAACCGAGCATTCAGGTCCAACATTCCGGTTTCGCCGTATTGCACATCGGCGCGCAACAGCGAGTACTGAAAGTTATTGAGCGCTTGCGCGACGAGCTGAAGTTGCCGATCTGATTCTGAAAGCATCTTTGAAGATTCGAGGGTCGATGCGTACCGTATGGTACCACCGGGAGGCTGTGCCTCGATCACTCCGTCTTTCACGATGATCCCACCCGCCGTGATGGTAACAGGAAGGGTCCCGTGGAGTGTTCCGGTTCCCTCTAGTCCCTTCTGTTGTTCCACGCTGAGAATTTTTGCGAGATCAAGATTCTGCAGAGAAAACGTCGTTGTGACCGGTGGCTTGGTCAAGTCTACCACAGTACCTGGATTACTGATCGTTCCTCCGAATATTTCACACTGGAAGTCACCGACATCGACAATCGGCAAATCATCCGACAACTTCCATCTTATCTGGTAGGAAGCCGTAAGATCGGCGACATCTACACCGCTCTGTACTGCCGCCACGAAGATCGAGGCCGGTTGTGTCATGACAATTGACTCAAACCCCTGGGTAGATACCATCAGCGTGGTGTTCAAGCCCTTCACGGCATAATCGGAGTAGTGACCGGACAGGTTCTCGGCCACTACCTTCGCGGTCGCTGATACCGCATTCATCATATTGATCCGGTCAGGGAAGCCGCTCGACCAGGACGCATCGACGGCGGCCGTGAACATTCCATCGATGAGATCGGTTGAAGGGGGAAGACCCATGATCATCCGACTGAGCCGCTGATCGGTGTCGTTGAACGTCAGCGGACCGATGACACCGTGCATGACTCCTTGCGCCTTCTGCAGCGGCTGTTCGATCCTGGCGGTCATCAACCCCGCGTGCATCGGGGTATCGACTCGAAGGTCGGCCCTGATGCCGTTCTGATCAGCCGAAAACGTAACCGCCCAATCACTCGTTGAAGGCCACCAAGAACCCTGTTCCGGACTCACCCCGGCGACCGACAAGGTCCCCTGCGCAGCCCATGCCGCCTTGGTCGTTTCTGCCTCCTGAAGTCTCAAGACGCCTTGCGCGATGTGAAAGTTTTGACCACTTAGTCTCACCGTTGGAGCCCGAACCGTCGCGATCATCGCTCCCCCACTGCAGTGGATCGTCGTCAGATCGCATTCAACTGCCAGCGGTTCCGACAGATTCAACGTAACATTTGAAATGAGTGTGGGGCCATGTCCGATCTGTTTCGCCGTAATTGAAGATGGCGGTAATAGCACTCCACGTATATATGTCCGAGCCAACTTTACCGTCCCCTGAACTCCTCCTATCGCCTCTTTCGCTGAAAACCGATCGGCAATGGCCTTCGGAAGGATCCCCTCCAGGTAATAGGCTCCTTCGACGGACACCAACTCATTTCCAAGGCCCTCGGCGCGGGTCGTTTCGAACTGCGCAACCAATGGTCCCGGTATCCGACCGTACGTCACATGCAACGGTCCTTGCGCAACCGTACGTATGGGGGTTTCCTTCCAATAGAAAGTCCCTTGCACAGGTTTCTTGTTCTCAATCCGCACCGGCTGATCCCCAGGAGGAAGTATCAAGCGAACTGCTTCGGGGATAATGCGCGGTTGGGTATTGATCGTCGCGGTCAGTACGACACTGGGACTCAGGGCCCAGTCGACCTGAGTGGCATTCCCTCCGAATCTACCCGCATAAGCGACCGCAATATCCTTGGCCACGCCTTTCAGAGCCGGCAGCGTGACATTGACTCGCATCGTGCCGTCCAGATGTGTGCGTTCGTCTTCCCACAAAGAGCTGAGTGCGGCCTCCGCATCGGCAATCCCAGACCAGTCTATCGCCACCTCTCCCGTCACCTTCTCCAGCTCCGACCCGATCGGGACAAGGAGTGCGATGAATGGAGCAAGTTCTTGTACATTGACCTGAAAGCTCCCATTGATTTGAATCTCTGAGCCGTTTGGACGTGCTTGTGACCGCAAGGAAACAATCGGCGCCGCTTGCGATCGTTGCGACGCCAAGGTCACCGACCAGGTACTGGCGGAATGCCCTACTACGACGAGGCCGTAAGATGCGGTATCACGTCCACGAAACGCGAGGTGACCTCCCAGCTCTCTGCCGATATAGGTCAGATTCCCATCAATCGTCACTCTACGAAGCGGCCCCGTCGCCTGCTCACGAAAAATGGTGAGATGATCCAGCTGCAACTCGTCGAACGGGAGGATCGGGAGATTGCGTAAGAGATCCCCCGCCGTCAACAGCCGCCACGGTGATTCCATGTCACCAAGCCGCTCCGTATCCTTCGCATCTTGTGCGGAGGGATCTGTGGACTGCACGTTCAACACATGGATTGCCGTGTCTCGCAAGACGATGCGACCGACACGCCCGTGAAGGAGCTGGGCCGGGTCATAGCGGATCTCCGCATCCGTCAGCGAGACCATCAGTCGTTCCTGGCCCAAATCCTGCTGAAACGAGACGACAGGAATGCGCGTGCGCCCCCAGCCCGGATAGCCGAGCTGGAGGATGACGTTGCGGTACCCATAGTCACGAAGTCTATTCGCTAAGAGATAGGAGGCACCCAACGGCAACAGCAAATAGCAGCTCAAGAGCGTCACCAGCCCAAGCAAAACGGCAATTTGGTATCGTTGGGACAGCATGGATTCCCTGATCAGCCTTGAGAGCCTGCCGACGGTTGTCAAACAAACTCTCACTCCCTGTCAAGAGGTCCGAACGGCTCTGCCGTAAGCCACGGTCCGATCGGCCTATTTTTCTTCGCGTCATGATGAAAGAAAATGGAGGGCCGGACGCTGTCTCACGATACCCCCGCTGGAGCTGTGTCGACCGCGAGTTGAGTGCCGACGGTCATCATTTCAAGCAGAAGTTCATATGCAGCAATTCGTCTTGTGCGACTGTGACTTTGCCGCCTTGTTGACAATTGCCATGACGCTCCACGATCTCTCGGTGATTCGCAGTATCATTGAGGCCGCCACCGGCCAAGTAATATGGAGTGTTCGTGACGGAGGAGAACGGATGGGGCGGAATTCATCCCGAAGTCGGTGGAGGATCAGCAGCCGGTTCCTCGCACTTCTTGCAATTCAAAAGGGTACCCAAATACTGATCCCGTCCGTCGGCGGTGAGCACCCAAGGGCGATTCGTGAATGGGGGTTGGTGCCGGACGTGTTGTCCATGACCACAGGCCAGATCCGCCACCCAATCTCCGTACTCATCCTGATGATACCCGACGATCGGTTGCTGCATACTGTCAACATTCCTCAACATAAGTGATGGAGAAGGATCTTAGCGTTTTTCGAATGGTAGCTCGGGGCGATGAGCAGCGGCAAAGTAGGCCCACTGCTGTTCTTCATTCTGATCAAAGCTCCCAACGAACACGACATTACGATCGAGATGGCGAAATTCCGACAGGCTTGTGTGACAGTCCTGTGAATCGACTATGCGCGCATCGTACTGTCCGATCACATACACCATGCCTTTTGGCGCGTGATAAATGTTCCGCCGACCCACATGCCCGGTATCGGGAAACAACTCGGTTGTCGAGGAACAGCCCCCTGGACCTCTGACGTTCAAGGTGAGATTAAATCGTGGGAGAAATGGGTCTGTTGCTGTTCTAACGATAGTCAGTCGAAGTTGCACTGAAGGAATTACTACGGAGGCGGGCTCAGGAGTCTTGCTGTTGCAACCCACAACCAGCAGCATCACACTCCCCACCACCGTAGCCCACAGTCGCTCTCTCACTTGGGTGTAGGCACCTTGGCCGCTGCCCCAATCGCGTCGAGGCCCTCCTGGGCGCAAGCATCATCCAGATGGGCACCCGGTGCTCCACCAACACCGATTCCCCCAATAATCTCTCCACCGATCTCGATGGGGAGCCCTCCACCCAGTATCAGGATCTCGCCATTCATGTCACGAAGGGCCTGCAACGTGGGAACTTTCGTGATGAGATCGGCTAACTCGCTGGTAGGGCGTCGCACACTTGCTGCCGTATAGGCCTTCTTCCGGCTGCTATCTACTGTATGCGGCCCCGCACCGTCGGCACGTCCCATCGCGCGAAGGACGCCGCCACGATCCACCACGGAAACGCTCACTCGATATCCATCTTTCTTGCAGGCCTCTAATGCTGCGTGAACCGCCTTGTTCGCTGCTCCAAGCGGCAACACGGACTCCTTTGGCATCTCGTCGGCAAAGATCACGCAAGGTGCGGTAAAACCTAACAGCGACAACATCACCGTGTATGCAATGACCGGCCAGCCATTTCGGTTCGGTATAAAGAATGCCATCGTACTGAGTCCTCCCAACATATCCAGCACGTTCAGACTACGGATACCTCCGAACTCTGTCAAGAGAGCAAGAAGCAGACGGTTCAGTTATCGCTCCGATGTGGCAACGGCTCATTTGTGGCGAGAGGAGTGGGCTACTCCGGTCGTAATCGGTACTCCGGAGTCTCGTATTGGCACTCGAACGGGTTCCCGATGCAAATCCCCCACGACCGTTTGTCTCCAGCCATTCGAAGCTCAGTGCGCGATCGACATTCCGACAATCTACCTTCTCAACTT includes the following:
- a CDS encoding YdbH domain-containing protein, which translates into the protein MLSQRYQIAVLLGLVTLLSCYLLLPLGASYLLANRLRDYGYRNVILQLGYPGWGRTRIPVVSFQQDLGQERLMVSLTDAEIRYDPAQLLHGRVGRIVLRDTAIHVLNVQSTDPSAQDAKDTERLGDMESPWRLLTAGDLLRNLPILPFDELQLDHLTIFREQATGPLRRVTIDGNLTYIGRELGGHLAFRGRDTASYGLVVVGHSASTWSVTLASQRSQAAPIVSLRSQARPNGSEIQINGSFQVNVQELAPFIALLVPIGSELEKVTGEVAIDWSGIADAEAALSSLWEDERTHLDGTMRVNVTLPALKGVAKDIAVAYAGRFGGNATQVDWALSPSVVLTATINTQPRIIPEAVRLILPPGDQPVRIENKKPVQGTFYWKETPIRTVAQGPLHVTYGRIPGPLVAQFETTRAEGLGNELVSVEGAYYLEGILPKAIADRFSAKEAIGGVQGTVKLARTYIRGVLLPPSSITAKQIGHGPTLISNVTLNLSEPLAVECDLTTIHCSGGAMIATVRAPTVRLSGQNFHIAQGVLRLQEAETTKAAWAAQGTLSVAGVSPEQGSWWPSTSDWAVTFSADQNGIRADLRVDTPMHAGLMTARIEQPLQKAQGVMHGVIGPLTFNDTDQRLSRMIMGLPPSTDLIDGMFTAAVDASWSSGFPDRINMMNAVSATAKVVAENLSGHYSDYAVKGLNTTLMVSTQGFESIVMTQPASIFVAAVQSGVDVADLTASYQIRWKLSDDLPIVDVGDFQCEIFGGTISNPGTVVDLTKPPVTTTFSLQNLDLAKILSVEQQKGLEGTGTLHGTLPVTITAGGIIVKDGVIEAQPPGGTIRYASTLESSKMLSESDRQLQLVAQALNNFQYSLLRADVQYGETGMLDLNARLEGRNPDLRNTPPIHFNLTVQEHIPTLLKSLRMVEDIHGTAERKYKRQGSL
- a CDS encoding sulfite oxidase-like oxidoreductase; amino-acid sequence: MEESRLTRTKEQWARARRGGEEREVFYDGDDRLPPGQHLVDSFPVLDLGFKPEIPLGDWRLSIGGFVADPLVLIWEQFLTQPQFKSRSDFHCVTSWSRYDNDWEGVSFKHIISVVKPLSLARFVLFKSYDDYTTNLPLEACDDDDVLLAHSWNGKPLSRDHGGPVRVIVPKRYAWKGAKWVKDITFSDKDEKGFWEVRGYSNRALPWKNDRYG
- a CDS encoding YnbE family lipoprotein, whose protein sequence is MNRAMQSGTIRIGVGVSVWLMFLLTLAACTPRGEVAAPEKPITINLNVKIDHEIRLKVDKDLDQILSNESGLLDEAKGKGVVGEKSNGYLGAVDPSNAEAQAVLVGVNQKRRQAYEDIAKRNLISVQTVETLAGDKFIQNAKPGNFIERPGGWIKK
- a CDS encoding heme-binding protein — protein: MAFFIPNRNGWPVIAYTVMLSLLGFTAPCVIFADEMPKESVLPLGAANKAVHAALEACKKDGYRVSVSVVDRGGVLRAMGRADGAGPHTVDSSRKKAYTAASVRRPTSELADLITKVPTLQALRDMNGEILILGGGLPIEIGGEIIGGIGVGGAPGAHLDDACAQEGLDAIGAAAKVPTPK